One Oncorhynchus masou masou isolate Uvic2021 unplaced genomic scaffold, UVic_Omas_1.1 unplaced_scaffold_3961, whole genome shotgun sequence DNA window includes the following coding sequences:
- the LOC135534807 gene encoding SUMO-specific isopeptidase USPL1-like, which produces HVLCCHNDWSLLQIQERSASLETCPWCAAKGQTRALRSYRISIQEVITLCTDPQCLFPLVSRPLEDVLASLRPYLSQGRRPYLSPGEEALPVPGRRPYLSQGRRPYLSQGRRPYLSQGRRPYLSQGRRPYLSQGRRPYLSPGEGGPTCPRGGGPTCPRGRRPYLSQGRRPYLSQGRRPYLSQGRRPYLSQGRRPYLSQGGGPTCPRGGGPTCPRGRRPYLSQGRRPYLSQGRRPYLSQGEEALPVPGEEALPVPGEEALPVPGEEALPVPGEEALPVPGEEALPVPGEEALPVPGEEALPVPGEEALPVPGGGLPVPGEEALPVPGEEALPRRLYLSQGRRPYLSQGGCLSVRGGFTCPREAVSLLEEAPPVPGEEDAEGKEPVPTVEAVLVLQEALTVLEEASPGMKEGLSVLQKEDEEELVLIASEEEEEVAALVALEAVSIPAMVEVVPALEKDEEDLLVFDGEEKIQDEERPPAGVCRPCSVDLSQSKVHDGQEDDGPIRARRRAHNARQLSDEDEEQEVSVKEEVEVLTPAPKKKRGRPRKTPIIKYTQEVLPDFDPGLISTGELVPVPGPHLFWKNEHSLGWLDTLLVALVHCRTLRDRRPIKRPTVGQPVWDLCERYDRACSLSTAYQHTGADGVVRVPSAVSQRVQTEMQAIRTAIFKLLEPLLKCKLGQNERLVFVLPLLLGADSWAERLFQHECDWQFQCNSAICRHATQTKCNKTLTTFTKVVSDWHPLNAANQSRCSKCNKMKQARMLVLE; this is translated from the exons CATGTTCTTTGTTGTCATAATGATTGGTCCCTCCTGCAGATCCAGGAGCGCTCAGCCTCTTTGGAGACCTGTCCGTGGTGTGCTGCTAAAGGGCAGACTCGGGCTCTGCGTTCCTATAGGATCAGCATCCAGGAGGTCATCACCCTCTGCACTGACCCACAG TGCCTGTTTCCCCTGGTCTCGCGGCCTTTGGAAGATGTCCTGGCCAGCCTC AGGCCCTACCTGTCCCAGGGGAGGAGGCCCTACCTGTCCCCAGGGGAGGAGGCCCTACCTGTCCCAGGGAGGAGGCCCTACCTGTCCCAGGGGAGGAGGCCCTACCTGTCCCAGGGGAGGAGGCCCTACCTGTCCCAGGGGAGGAGGCCCTACCTGTCCCAGGGGAGGAGGCCCTACCTGTCCCAGGGGAGGAGGCCCTACCTGTCCCCAGGGGAGGGAGGCCCTACCTGTCCCAGGGGAGGAGGCCCTACCTGTCCCAGGGGGAGGAGGCCCTACCTGTCCCAGGGGAGGAGGCCCTACCTGTCCCAGGGGAGGAGGCCCTACCTGTCCCAGGGGAGGAGGCCCTACCTGTCCCAGGGGAGGAGGCCCTACCTGTCCCAGGGAGGAGGCCCTACCTGTCCCAGGGGAGGAGGCCCTACCTGTCCCAGGGGGAGGAGGCCCTACCTGTCCCAGGGGAGGAGGCCCTACCTGTCCCAGGGGAGGAGGCCCTACCTGTCCCAGGGGGAGGAGGCCCTACCTGTCCCAGGGGAGGAGGCCCTACCTGTCCCAGGGGAGGAGGCCCTACCTGTCCCAGGGGAGGAGGCCCTACCTGTCCCAGGGGAGGAGGCCCTACCTGTCCCAGGGGAGGAGGCCCTACCTGTCCCAGGGGAGGAGGCCCTACCTGTCCCAGGGGAGGAGGCCCTACCTGTCCCAGGGGAGGAGGCCCTACCTGTCCCAGGAGGAGGCCTACCTGTCCCAGGGGAGGAGGCCCTACCTGTCCCAGGGGAGGAGGCCCTACCT AGGAGGCTCTACCTGTCCCAGGGGAGGAGGCCCTACCTGTCCCAGGGAGGCTGTCTCTCTGTTAGAGGAGGCTTTACTTGTCCCAGGGAGGCTGTCTCTCTGCTCGAGGAGGCTCCACCTGTCCCAGGGGAGGAAGATGCTGAGGGAAAGGAGCCTGTTCCTACCGTGGAGGCTGTCCTGGTCCTGCAGGAGGCTCTAACTGTCTTAGAAGAGGCTTCACCTGGAATGAAGGAGGGGCTAAGTGTCTTACAGAAAGAGGATGAGGAAGAATTGGTTCTAATCGCctcggaggaggaggaagaagtcGCTGCACTGGTGGCCTTGGAGGCTGTGTCTATACCTGCCATGGTTGAGGTTGTCCCTGCTTTAGAGAAAGATGAGGAGGATCTGCTTGTCTTTGACGGGGAAGAGAAGATACAGGATGAAGAGCGCCCCCCCGCAGGGGTCTGTAGACCCTGCAGTGTGGACCTCAGTCAGAGCAAAGTGCATGATGGTCAGGAAGATGACGGTCCTATCAGAGCTAGAAGAAGAGCTCACAACGCCCGACAACTAAGCGACGAGGACGAGGAACAGGAAGTAAGCGTCAAAGAGGAAGTGGAAGTCCTGACACCGGCGCCGAAAAAGAAAAGGGGCCGGCCAAGAAAGACTCCTATTATTAAATACACGCAGGAAGTGTTGCCCGACTTTGACCCGGGACTGATCTCGACGGGGGAGTTGGTCCCAGTTCCCGGACCTCACCTGTTCTGGAAGAATGAGCACAGTCTGGGTTGGCTGGACACCTTGCTGGTAGCGCTGGTCCACTGTCGCACCCTGAGGGACAGACGACCCATCAAGAGGCCCACTGTAGGTCAACCGGTCTGGGATCTGTGTGAGAGGTACGACCGAGCCTGTAGTCTCAGCACAGCCTACCAACACACTGGCGCAG aTGGTGTCGTCCGTGTGCCCTCCGCCGTGTCACAGAGGGTCCAGACCGAGATGCAGGCCATCAGGACGGCCATCTTTAAACTGCTGGAGCCTCTGCTGAAATGTAAACTGG GTCAGAATGAGAGGCTGGTTTTtgtcctgcctctcctcctcggGGCTGACTCCTGGGCTGAACGGCTCTTCCAGCATGAGTGTGACTGGCAGTTTCAGTGTAACTCGGCAATTTGCAGGCATGCCACCCAAACCAA ATGTAACAAGACCCTCACCACTTTCACCAAGGTGGTTTCTGATTGGCACCCTCTCAATGCTGCCAACCAATCACGTTGCAGCAAGTGCAATAAGATGAAGCAAGCCAGGATGTTGGTGCTGGAGAG